Part of the Parvularculales bacterium genome is shown below.
CTATGATTTGATTCCCAATGCACCCAAAGGGCGGTTTGACAACGTTGAGCGGCCTTATACACCTGCTGATGTAGAGAAACTGCGTGGCTCTGTTACAATTGATTATACGCTGGCTACCCGTGGTGCCAAACGGTTGTGGGAATTGTTGCAGACAGAGGATTATGTCCATTCCCTTGGCGCTCTGTCGGGCAATCAGGCCATGCAGATGGTGCGCGCCGGATTGAAAGCCATTTATCTGTCGGGCTGGCAGGTAGCCGCTGACAACAACACGGCGGGCACTACCTATCCGGATCAAAGTCTTTATCCGGCTAATTCCGGTCCTGAGTTGGCACGTAAAATTAACCGCACCCTGCAACGCGCTGACCAGATTGAACATTCAGAAGGTGGCGCAAAACGTGAGTGGTTTGCCCCCATTGTCGCAGATGCCGAAGCTGGTTTTGGCGGCACCCTGAACTGTTTCGAGATTATGAAGGCTTACATTGAAGCTGGGGCAGCAGGTGTTCACTATGAAGACCAGTTGGCTTCTGAAAAGAAATGCGGCCACTTGGGCGGCAAGGTTCTTATTCCGACTCAGGCGCATGAGCGTAATCTACACGCCGCCCGTTTGGCCGCTGACGTATGCGGTGTTCCTACCCTGATTATGGCCCGTACTGACGCTGAAAGCGCACGTCTTATTACTTCTGATGTTGATGAGCGTGACCATGAGTTCATTGAGTCTGGCGATCGCACACCGGAAGGATTTTATCGGTTAAAAGAAGGTACTGGCCTTAACCATTGCATCAAGCGCGGGCTGTCATTTGCTAAATATGCCGATTTGCTGTGGTGGGAAACCTCTGTACCTAACCTTGATGAAGCCAGAATGTTTGCCGAGGCTGTTAAGCGTGAACATCCTGATCAGATGCTGGCTTATAATTGCTCTCCTTCTTTCAATTGGGAGGCTAATCTGGGCCGTGATACCATCGCCCGCTTCCAACGTGAGATTGCCGCCATGGGATACAAATATCAATTTGTTACTCTGGCGGGCTTTCACCAATTGAACTATGGCATGTTCCAGCTGGCATCGGGCTATCGTGACCGGGGCATGGCGGCTTATTCTGAACTGCAACAAGCCGAGTTTGATTCTGAAAAAGACGGCTACAGCGCTACCCGCCATCAGCGCGAAGTGGGAACAGGATATTTTGACCTCGTCTCTCTGGCTGTTTCCGGCGGTAAGTCCTCTACCACGGCCCTTGGTGCCTCTACCGAGGCGGCTCAGTTCAAAGCGGCAGAATAATAATCTATAGCGGGGCGCAACCACCGCCCTCCGGTCAGCCGTAATGGTTCTCATGATGGGCTCTTTAGCCACTACAGATTTATCCGATGATCATGGTGATAAGGTGCATTATTGTACGCCGGTATTTCGTGATTTTGGCGGACGCCTTGCTTTTCACGGACCCGTAACGACGCTCAAAACCTTTGAGGACAATACCAAAGTCCGCACCGCCGTAGAGGAGCCGGGCGAAAGCCGTGTGTTGGTAGTAGATGGCGGCGGCTCGCTTAACTGCGCTTTGTTTGGCGGCAATCTGGCCGCACTGGCTGCACAAAACGGCTGGTCGGGCGTTGTTATTAACGGTTGTGTGCGAGATTGCGATGAGTTGAAGGTAGCTGCCG
Proteins encoded:
- the rraA gene encoding ribonuclease E activity regulator RraA, with translation MMGSLATTDLSDDHGDKVHYCTPVFRDFGGRLAFHGPVTTLKTFEDNTKVRTAVEEPGESRVLVVDGGGSLNCALFGGNLAALAAQNGWSGVVINGCVRDCDELKVAAVGIKALAPHPRKSNKSDAGEHDIPVTFAGVTFTPGDWLYADADGIIVAAQELA
- the aceA gene encoding isocitrate lyase; translation: MSKTFYDLIPNAPKGRFDNVERPYTPADVEKLRGSVTIDYTLATRGAKRLWELLQTEDYVHSLGALSGNQAMQMVRAGLKAIYLSGWQVAADNNTAGTTYPDQSLYPANSGPELARKINRTLQRADQIEHSEGGAKREWFAPIVADAEAGFGGTLNCFEIMKAYIEAGAAGVHYEDQLASEKKCGHLGGKVLIPTQAHERNLHAARLAADVCGVPTLIMARTDAESARLITSDVDERDHEFIESGDRTPEGFYRLKEGTGLNHCIKRGLSFAKYADLLWWETSVPNLDEARMFAEAVKREHPDQMLAYNCSPSFNWEANLGRDTIARFQREIAAMGYKYQFVTLAGFHQLNYGMFQLASGYRDRGMAAYSELQQAEFDSEKDGYSATRHQREVGTGYFDLVSLAVSGGKSSTTALGASTEAAQFKAAE